The Angustibacter sp. Root456 genome includes the window GCAGGCCCGCCGCCATGCCCGCCGCCGCGAGCGTCCCGCCGAGCAACCCGTAGGCCGCGGCGTGCTGCTCGCGGGGTGTGCGGTCGGCGATGAGGGCCTGGCTGGGTGGCTCGTAGACCTCGAACGCCAGGCCGAGACCCACGACCCCCACCGCGGCCTGCGGCATCGTCGTCGCCGCTGCGATCCCCAGCTGCGCGGCGGCCGTCCCCACGAGCCCGGTGACCATCGTGGCGCGCGCCGACCAGCGGTCGCAGAGCCAGCCGCCGAGCAACCGAGACGCGATCGTGGCGACGCCGAACGCCGCGAGCAACCGCCCCACGTCGCGCAGGGTCGCCCCCTGCTCGTGCACCAGCACGAGGCTGAGGAAGGGAAGCGAGAAGGCGCCCAACCGGTTGACGGCTCGCGCCACGACCAGGACGCGCACGGTGGTGGGAAGCCCCGCCGTCCGGCTCGTTCGAGAGAGCAGCATGCGCTACCGTTCGGTGACTGGCGACCAGCAATTTGCCAGTCACGTGTTGAGGAACCGTAGGGCTGCTGGAGGTGACTGGTCAAGTGATGTTCGACAGTCACCTGGTGACGCTCATCGACGTCGCCGCAAGCCTGGTGAACCTCCACTCCGGGCGTGACGAGCGCGGCCGCGAGCGGTCGCAGCTGGACGCTGCGGACGCACCTGCGGCGACCGCTGCGGTGCTGCAGCGCGGCGGCGGGCGCGCTCCCCGCGTCACCGCGGCGGACGCGGCGGCGCTGGCCGAGCACGCCCTGCAGTGGCGCACCGTCTTCGACGCCGTCCGTGACGGAGACGACGCGGGTGCGGCCCGAGTGCTCAACCGCCTGCTACTCGAGACCGGCGCGCGTCCGCAGCTCGACCCCCACGCCAGCGGGGGCTGGCACATGCACTTCCACGGCTCCGACGACAGCCTGGCCGTGGGGTGGGCGGCTGGGTGCACGGCGGCGCTCGCCCTGGCGCTCGGCAGCGACCTCGCCGGACGGATGGGAACGTGCGCCGCCGAGCGGTGCGACGTCGTGTTCGTCGACACCTCGAAGAACGGCAGCCGTCGGTTCTGCTCCACCAGCTGTCAGAACCGCACCAAGACAGCGGCCTATCGCTCCCGGTCCGCCGGCTGAGCTCTACTCACGCCTGGGTGTGACCCACTGCTGGACGAGGCGGTGGATGAGGTGGTCTCGTCGGTGTGGGGGGAGGGCTAGGTCGCTCGTGGGTGGGTCTGGTGGGTTGCTGCCTGGTGGGCCTGGTGGGGTGGTGTCCCAGACGACTGTTCCGTTGATGACTTGTGCGGTGGCGCCGGTGGTGTGGGCGTAGCGGTGGTGGAAGCCGCAGAGCAGGCCGGCGTT containing:
- a CDS encoding CGNR zinc finger domain-containing protein, with product MTLIDVAASLVNLHSGRDERGRERSQLDAADAPAATAAVLQRGGGRAPRVTAADAAALAEHALQWRTVFDAVRDGDDAGAARVLNRLLLETGARPQLDPHASGGWHMHFHGSDDSLAVGWAAGCTAALALALGSDLAGRMGTCAAERCDVVFVDTSKNGSRRFCSTSCQNRTKTAAYRSRSAG